The segment GACCGGGCGCAAGGGTTCCTCGACGGCGTCGGGTACGCGGAGGGGGCGGGCCTGGCGCTCGCGGACGTCGAGGGATCAGGCGATCAGGACTGCGGATCGGGCTGAGCCGTGCCCTCGGGGCCATCGCCGGGACCGTCGTCCAGCGCGGCGATGTCCCAGTCGGTCTCGGTTGCTCGGGCGAAGGCCTCCGGGTCGTCGAGGTCGGCGGGGCCGGGCAGCAGGTCGGGGTGCGCCCAGACCGCGTCCCGGCCGCCGACACCCTTCGCGTCCTCCAGCGCCGCCCACAGCCGGGCCGCCTCGCGGAGGCGACGCGGCCGCAGCTCGAGCCCGACCAGGGTCGCGAAGGTCTGCTCGGCCGGCCCGCCCGAGGCGCGGCGGCGCCGGATGGCCTCCTGGATCGCTCCGGCGGCGGCGATCGGACCAGCGGCGCGGGTGACCACGGTGTCCACCCAGCCCTCCACGAGGGCGAGGAGGGTCTCCAGGCGGGCCAGCGCCGCCTGCTGCGCGGGGGTGTCCTCCGGCTCGAAGACGCCCGACTCGAGTGCCCGTTGGATCGCGGCGGGGTCGCCGGGGTCGATGCCGCCGAAGAGCTCTTGCAGCCTCGAGGCGTCCACGTTGATCCCGGCCGCGTACTCCTCGATGGCCCCGAGGAGGCGAGCCTCCAGCCACGCGACGTGGCCGTACAGGCGGTGGTGAGCGGCTTCCCGCAGCGCGACGTAGAGCCGGACGTCGTCCTGGGGGACCGAGAGACCGGCACCGAAGGCGGTGATGTTGGCGGGCAGCAGGACGGCCACGCCCGCGGGGGCGAGGGGAAGCCCGATGTCGGTGCCGGACAGCACCTCCAGAGCGAGGTGCCCGAGTCCCTGGCCCACCTGACCGCCGAACATCGCCCCCCCGAGCTGGCGCAGCATGCCCAGCATCGGGCCGGCCATCGAGCGCATCTCCTCGGGCAGCGCCTCGGCACTGGCGGCGGACACCTTCTCCGCCACCGGCCCCACGATCCGGGCCCAGGTCGGCAGGGTCCCCTCGATCCACTCGGAGCGGCTCCAGGCACGGGCCGAGGTCGTGCCGGCCGGCAGGGTGGTCGTCGGGTCCAGCCAGACCTCGGCGAGCCGCGCGGACTCCTCGGCGGCACGCTGCTCGGCCTCGGCGACGCTTCGGTCGCCCTCCGCGGCGACGACCTGACGAGCAGTGTCTCGCGCGAGGTTCCAGTTCACCGGGCCGCCGTCGCCCGAGGAGAGTGCACGGCCCAGCTGCTGGAGCATCTCGCCGAGGTCGGCGGAGGAGGAGAACCCGAAGGGCAGCGGCCCGCCCTCCCCGGGACCGCCGGGCTCGTCGTCGCCCGGAGGGCGGAAGCCGAAGGGGAAGTCGCTCACGGGTGCTCCTGACCGTAGGGACGGACCTCCACCGTAGCCAGACCGACGCTCGCTCCTCTCGCTGTCACGGCCAGGTTCGCCGACGGCGCAGTGCCGGTGAGGACGTACGCTGCCTGTCGTGGCGACCACGACCCTGCTGGCCGAGGTTCGCCGGCAGCCGTTGGTGGTCGAGGAGGTGCTCGCGGCCGTGGCGGACCCCGCCGCCGGAGGGAACGCCGTGTTCGTGGGTACGGTCCGCGAGGAGGACGGCGGCCGACCGGTGGTCTCGCTGGAGTACAGCGCCCACCCGAGTGCGACCGAGGTGCTGCGGGCGCTGGTCACCGCGGCGTCGGGGCGGCCCGGCGTCCTCCGAGCGGCGGTGCTGCACCGGGTCGGCACCCTGGCGGTCGGGGACGTGGCGGTCGTCGCGGCCGTGTCCGCGGCCCATCGAGGGCCGGCGCTGGATGCCTGCGGCGAGCTGGTCGAGGCGGTCAAGCACGAGCTGCCGGTCTGGAAGCACCAGCGCTTCGCCGACGGCACCGAGGAATGGGTCGGGTCGTGCTGAGCGTCGGGCGGTCCGACGCCCTCGCCCTACCCTGGAGCCATGTCCGTGCTGCTCTGGCTGGGACCGCCGATCGTGGCGACCGTCCTGGCCTGGGTGGTGGTCATCCTCTGGCACCGGCCCCGTCCGCCGCTCACCACCGACGAGTCGATCGAGGCGCACCAGCGCTTCCGCCGCGCCATGGAGCGGGAGCTGCCGCGACGGCGCCGTCGCCAGGCGCGGCCCCCCGGGGCCTGAGCCGCCCCTGATGCCCTCGCGCGTCGCGACCCAGGTCGTCGCCTCCCTGTTCGTCGTCGCGTTGCTGCTCGCCGCGATGGTGCTTCCGGTGCCCTACGTCAGCCGCGCGCCCGGACCGGTCTACAACACCCTCGGGACGATCGCGGGCTCTCCGGTGATCACGATCAGTGGCGCGGCGACCTACCCGACGACCGGACGCCTGGACCTCACGACGGTGTCGGAGTCCGGTGGTCCGGGTCGACGGCAGCTTTCGCTGCTGCAGGCGATCCAGGGCTGGCTGTCCAGCTCGGTGGCGGTGATCCTCCAGCCGCTCGTCTACCCCCCCGGCACCAGCGGCCAGGAGGTGCAGCAGCAGGGCACCCTGGAGATGCAGGACAGCCAGGACACCGCCGAGATCGTCGCGTTGCGAGCTGCGGGGATCCCGGTGACGCCGACCGTCGTGGTGGACACCGTCGAGGCGGGCGGTCCGTCGGACGGCAAACTGAAAGAGGGCGACGTCTTCGTCAGCGTGAACGGGACACCGGTCAGCGGCGATGACGACCTGCGCGCCGACATCGCGAAGGTGCAGCCCGGCGACGTCGTCCACCTCGTGGTCAAGCGGGGCGGCCGGGAGGTCGCCGTCGACGTCACCACGGTGCCCTCGACGGACGACCCGACCCACCCGATGATCGGGGTCAGCCTGCGCCTGGGGTATGAGTCCCCCGCCACGGTGAACATCAAGCTGGGATCGGTCGTGGGCCCCTCGGCCGGGCTGATGTTCACGCTGGGCATCTACGACAAGCTGACCCCCGGCGAGCTCACCGGGGGCCTGCACCTGGCCGGGACCGGGACCATCGCGGCCGACGGTTCGGTGGGCCCGATCGGCGGCATCCAGCAGAAGATGCGAGCGGCCCGGGACGCGGGTGCCACCGCGTTCTTCGTCCCCGCGCAGAACTGCTCCGAAGCGCTCCCCGCGAAACCGTCCGGGCTGCGCCTGGTCAAGGTGTCGACCTTCGACCAGGCGCTCACCGCGGTCCGCGCGCTGGCATCAGGGAACCCGACGACCTCGAGCGTCCCGGGCTGCTGAGGCCGGTCAGTCGGCGAAGGTGGCGCCGAGCTGCTCGCTCAGCCCGGGCGCGATCTCGGCGCCGGTGAGGACGGAGTCCTCCTCGTCCGCGGATCGGAACCGGACGGCGCACATGTGGTCGCCGTCGCGCATGACGGCGACCACCAGCCGCAGCTCCTCCCCGCCGTCAGCCCCCGTGGCGAGGGTTCCCTGCGTGGACCCACCGGCCACGACCTGCTCGGTGACGAGCACCGCTCCCAGCACCCCCGGCGGCCAGGCGACGCGCGCGAGGGAGGCCTCGAGCGAGCCGTACCAGGGCAGCTCGCCCTGGTCGAGGGGGGTGAGGGGGCCGGCCAGGGCGGAGGGATCGAGCTCGGTGGCCAGCTGCGGCTCCCGGGCCAGCAGGTCCTCGGTCGACACGACGCCGAAGAGGTGCGGCGGCTGGTCCCACCCGGCGGCGGACGCGTGCCGCTCCACGTCGAGCACGACCTGGGTCAGCGAGGCGAGGGTCACCGAGACATTGTCGACGGCCCGTCGTTCGGGAGCAGAATCGAGCGCAGGTACGTTGGCACACCGTGACGTACGAGATGCCGTCGGAGGGCTCGGGGCCGAGCCGGGGTGCGGCGGGTGGCGCCGGGAACGGGCGTACACGCCGGCGCCGGCTGCGCCGCCGCGGGCCGCTGCTGCCGATCCTGGTCGTGCTGGCCGCGCTCGTCGTCGGGTTCCTCGTCTTCGTGCAGTACTACACGCAGTGGCTGTGGTACCGCTCGATCGACTTCAGCGGGGTCTTCGCCACCCGGCTGCGCACCGAGGTCGTGCTGTTCGTCATCTTCGGTGCGATCGCCGGCGGAACGGTCGTGCTCAACGCCTGGCTCGCCTATCGGTTCCGTCCCCCGTTTCGGGGGCTGTCCCCCGAGCAGCAGAGCCTGGAGCGCTACCGCGTCTCCCTCGAGCCGTACCGCAAGGTGGTCGTGCCCGTGCTGGGGGTGCTCATCGGTCTCATGGCCGGCTCCTCCGCCGCCTCGCAGTGGCGCGTCTGGCTGATGTTCCGCAACGCGGTGTCCTTCGGCGCGTCGGACCCGCAGTTCCACCTGGACGTCTCGTTCTTCTCCTTCCGGCTGCCGTTCTGGCGCTACCTGCTCGGCTTCTCGTTCACGATCGTGCTGCTCTCGCTGCTGGCGAGCGTGGTGGTCCACTACCTGTACGGGGGGATCAAGCTGCAGACACCGGGGGAGCGGATGACCCCGGCGGCGCGGGTCCACGTCTCGGTGCTCCTCGGCCTGTTCGTGCTGCTCAAGGCCGTCGGCTACTGGCTGGATCGCTTCAGCCTCGTCCTCGACCAGCACAAGCTCAGCGGGAACTCGAGCGCGTCGTTCACCGGGGCGGGGTACACGGCCGTCCAGGCGATCCTGCCGGCGAAGAACATCCTCGTCGGGGTCGCCCTGATCTGTGCCGTCCTGTTCTTCCTCAACGTCTGGCGCCGTGGCTGGCAGCTCCCCGCGTTGGGGCTGGGGCTCATGGTGTTCTCCGCCGTGGTCATCGGCGGCGTCTACCCCGCCTTCGTCCAGTACTTCAAGGTTCGTCCCAGCGAGCCGATCCGCGAGCAGCCGTACATCCAGCGCAACATCAACGCGACGCGGGCGGCGTACGGCCTCTCGGGCATCTCGGAGGGCAGCCCGGTCTCCCCCGACGTCGTCGCCACGCAGAAGACCGAGCAGGCCGCGGTCGCACTCGAGCCCACGGTCCGCCTGATCGACCCGGTCAAGGTGTGGGCCAGCTTCACGAACAAGCAGCAGAACCGCGCGTACTACAACTTCGCCGACCCGCTGGACGTCGACCGCTACCAGGTGGGCGCGGGCGGCGGCGAGCTGGTCTCGGTGGTCGCGGCGCGCGAGCTCGACCCGACCAAGATCCCGTCGAACAGCCAGAACTGGGCGAACCTGCACACCGTCTACACGCACGGCTTCGGTTTCGTCGCGGCCTATGGGAACACGGCCACGCCGCAGGGCACCCCCGCCTTCTACGAGCAGGACGTTCCCCCGACAGGTCCGCTGAACATCACGCAGCCCCGGATCTACTACGGCGAGGACAGCACGCAGTACTCCATCGTGGGGGCCAAGTCCGGGACCACCGGCGGGCAGGAGCTGGACTACGCCGACGAGAACGTGGCGGGGCAGCAGGTGAACTACACCTACACCGGCAAGGGTGGGGTGGCGGTCGGCTCGTTGTTCCGCAGGGTCGTCTATGCGGTGAAGTTCCGTGAGGGCAACATCTTGCTCTCGGACCTGGTCAACCCGTCCTCGAAGATCCTCTACGACCGGACCCCGCGGGAGATGGTCGCGAAGGCCGCACCGTGGCTGCGGCTGGACAGCGACCCGTATCCGGCCGTCGTGGACGGGCGCATCGTGTGGATCCTCGACGGCTACACGACCACGAACGGCTACCCCTACTCGGAGCGAGCCACGCTGAGCGACGTCACCCAGGACACCTTCACCCAGAGCGGGTCCTCGAGCACGGTGGTGGCGCAGCAGAACACCGCCAACTACATCCGGAACTCGGTCAAGGCGGTCGTCGACGCCTACGACGGGACCGTGACCCTCTACGAGTGGGACCGCTCCGACCCCGTCCTGAAGATGTGGGAGCACGCCTTCCCCGGCACGGTGAAGCCCTACGCGGACATCCCGGCTGACCTCATGGCCCACTTCCGCTACCCCGAGGACCTGTTCAAGATCCAGCGAGATGCCTGGGCGCGCTACCACGTGTCCGACGCCTCCTCCTTCTACACGGGGCAGGACTTCTGGTCGGTGCCGGAGGACCCCACGGTGGACAGCAACAACCCGCCGTCGCAGCCCCCGTACTACGTCCAGGTCCAGATGCCCGGCCAGACCGCCCCGGTCTTCTCGCTCACCACGACGTTCACGCCCCGCGGACGACAACAGGCGTCGGCGTTCATGGCCGTGGACTCCGAGCCGGGTCCGGACTACGGCAAGATCCGCGTCATCGAGTTCCCGACCGAGAGCAGCACACCGGGGCCCCAGCAGGTCCAGAACAACTTCGAGAGCGACAGCAACGTCTCGCAGGAGCTCGCGCTGCTGCGGACGAAGGGGTCCACCGTCTCCTTCGGCAACCTCCTCACCCTGCCCATGCAGTCGGGGTCGGTGAAGAGCCCGCTCGGCCTGCTGTACGTCGAGCCGGTCTACGTCCAGCGTGCGTCGGGGAGCTCCTCCTTCCCGCTGCTGCAGAAGGTCCTGGTCGCCTACGGGGAGCGCATCGGCTTCGACGACACCCTCGCCGCGGCCATCAACGACGCCTTCGCGAAGAGCCCGGCGACCAGCACCGGTCAAGGCGGCAGCGGGACGGGCCCGCCGGGCGCCACAGGGAGCGGCACCCAGAGCCAGAAGCTGGCGGCCGCCTTGGCTGACGCCCAGAAGGCGCTGGCTGCCGCACGGACCGCCTTGCAGAACCAGGACTTCACTTCCTACGGGGAGGCGCAGGCACGGCTCGCGAGGGACATTGCCGACGCGGTCGCCGCGCAGCAGGCGCTGGCCTCCCCCTCGCCCAGTGCCTCGTCGAGCAGCTCCTCCTCCGCCTCCTCCTCGAGCCCCGGGTCGAGCGCCGCACCCAGCGGGTAGCGCCCCATGAACCCAGCGGGGAGCTCGGAATTTGCCCGCGAGAGTGCGCTCACCTAGGCTGGTGGGACCGACGCGGGGTGGAGCAGCTCGGTAGCTCGCTGGGCTCATAACCCAGAGGTCGCAGGTTCAAATCCTGCCCCCGCTACGCTGAGGCCTTTGTGGCGCAGAGCCTCCAGAACTCCGGTTCTGGAGGCTCTGATCATGTGCCGCCCATGTGTGGGCGTGCATCGCGAAGAATGGAACTGGTGCGGTAGAAGTTCTCCACCCGGACACGCATCGGAGGCTGGCGTGGCGCTTGGCGGGCTAGACCTCAACCTGCTCCCTACGCTGCACGCGCTTCTCGAGACACGAAACGTCACGCGGGCCGGGGAGCGGCTTCATCTGAGTCAGCCGGCCACCAGTTCCGCCCTGTCGCGGCTGCGGAGACACTTCGACGACGAGCTGCTCGTGCGGGTCGGGCGCGAGATGCAGCTGACCCCGCTGGCCCAGACCCTGCTGCCGCTCGTCACAGAGGCTCTTGTGCAGGTCGAGCGCACCTTCGACGTACGCCTCGAGTTCGATGCCTCGACCTCGGATCGCCGTTTCCGTGTTCGCGCCTCGGACTACGCCACGTGCATGGTGAACGAACCGCTGCGCCGATTGCTGTCTCTCGAGGCTCCGGGTGTCTCCGTCCAGTTCACGCCCCAGTCTCCTGATCGGCTCGCGTCGGGGACGACGGACGCGGATCTCCTGGTCGCACCGGTCGGGTACGGAGTCACGGGTCCGCATGACGTCGTCCTGCGCGACCACTTCGTTGCCGTCGTTAGCAGGCAGCATGCTGCCCTGACGGCCGACTGTGACGTCGTGTCCTTGTTGGCGGACCTGCCGCACGCGGTGGGCACGTTCGGAGACGATGTTGTCACTCCGGCGGACCGGCTCATGGAGCAGCTCGACATCCCACGGAAGGTGGCGGCGACCGTACCCGGGCTCCTTGCCCTGCCGATGCTGGTCATCGGGACAGACCTCATCGCCCTCATCCCCAACCGCCTGGCCCGGCGGTTCGACCACCTCGACGAGCTGATGATCCTCGAGGTGCCAGGGTCGATGTCGACACCACTGGTGGAAGCCATCTTCTGGGATCCTTCGCGGACCGCGGACGCGGCCTTGCAATGGCTTCGGGGGATCTTCGTGCGCGCTTGCGAGAGGTTGGGCAGCGAGTGACGCGTCTCAGCATTCGGCGGTCGAGTGTCCAACCTGTCCCCGCGACGTTCTGACAGCCACCGGCCCGCCGCGCAGGCTTAGGCTGTGGTCAGGCTCGCTGCTCGAGGAGCGGGCGCGAGGTGCCTCCTTGTCCCCACCGGGCGATGAGCCAGGCGAGCTGGACCTGTCGTCTTGAGGTGCGATGAGCGAGCGTGGATTCGCGGGGTTTGGTGCCCGTGCCCGGCACACCAGGTCGTGGCGCGCACTGGATCTGGGCGCCCGCGGCCGACCTTCCTTCGCCGCGCTCGTCCTCGCCTGCGGGATCGGACCGGTGGCGCTGGACACCTACCTGCCGTCGATGCCGACGATGGAGGGGTCGCTCCACACCGGGGCCTCGACGATCCAGCTCACCGTCACCTGCTACATCGTCGGGATGGCCCTCGGCCAGCTCTTCTCCGGCGCGATCAGTGACGGAACGGGCCGGCGCGCCGCTCTGCTGGCGCCGGCCATCGTGTTCACCCTCGCCTCGGTCGTGGCCGCGAGCACACCCTCCGTCGATGTCCTGCTCGCGGTCCGCCTGGTGCAGGGAGCCGCGGCCGGCGCCGCGATCGTCGTGGGACGGGCGGTGGTGAGCGACGTCTATCGGGGGCCGGATCTGGCTGCGCGGCTCGGTACCGTGGCGGTGATCGTCCAGCTCGGTCCCGTCGTCGCCCCGGTCCTGGGCAGCGCCTTGCTGCGGGTGGCCACGTGGCGAGCGATCTTCTGGGGGATGGCGGGGGTCGGGGCCGTCCTGGCGACCGCGGTCGCCTTGCGCGTGCCGGAGACGCTGCCGGTCCGAGACCGGCACGGCCGTGGCGTCGGGCTGGCCGTCCTGCGGATGCGCACCCTCCTGTGCGACTGGTCGTACATCAAGCATGTCCTCATCGCCTGCGCCATGGTCTTCGGGTTCTTCGTGTACCTGGGGGGCTCCTCCTTCGTCCTGCACTCCGTCTACGGCGTGACGCCGAGCGAGTACGCGGTCATCTTCGGAGGGAACGCCGCTGCGATGGTGCTCGGCGCCCTCGTGTACCGACTGACGGTACGACGGCGGGGGCCCGTCGCTCTGCGACGAGCTGGTGTCAGTCTCGGCGCGGCCGCGGCGACCCTCCTTGTAGCAGCCGCGGCGGTTGGACCCGACCGGCTGCCCGGTGTCGGGCCGCCGTGGGCGCTGCTGGCCCTCATCGCGGCCTCGATGGGTCTGGTGGCCCCCGCCACGGCGACCCTGGCCCTGCAGGCGGGAAGCTACCTGAGGGGAACGGCGTCCTCCCTGCTCGGAGGACTCAGCCTGATCGCGGGCGCGCTGGCCACTCCGCTGACCGGATGGCTGGGATCGAGCAGCCTGCTGCCCATGTCCCTGCTCATGCTGGGCGGCTACCTGGTCAGCGTCGCGCTCATGCTCGGCGTCGACCGTGGGTCGCGGGGGACCGCACACGAGAACCAGCTCAGCTCACACGACCGATGACCGTGACCAGATGGATCCGTTCCGCACCGCGGGCTGATGTGCCACCGCTGCGGCAGCGATCGGCCACGCTTCGTTCCGCGCGGATCGCCGGCCTCGTCGCGGGGCTGGCCGCCCGCTCGTCGCTCACCGCCGTGCGCGGACGGTTCGACGACGACCCGGCCAGGCTGCGTCGACGGGCCCGTGCTCGAAACGCCGACGCCCTTCGCACGACGCTGGGCGGGATGAAGGGCGGGGCGCTGAAGGCCGGCCAGCTGCTCTCGACCGTCGACTCGCTGTTCCCGCCGGACCCCGACCGCACGTGGACCGAGGCGCTGACCGCTCTTCAGGAGACCAACGAGCCCCTGGACTGGGCGCAGGTGGAGCCGGTCCTGCGACGAGGGCTCGGCGCACGGTGGCGGGAGCTCCTGGACATCGATCCCGTGGCGGTGGCAGCGGCATCCCTCGGGCAGGTGCACCGCGGGGTCTGGCACGACGGTCAGCAGGTAGCCGTGAAGGTGCAGTACCCCTTCGCCACGGCGGCCCTCCTCGCCGACCTTCGCGCCCTGTCCGTGTCGCTCCGGCTCGCGGGGGTGGTCCTGCCCGGGCTGCTCGCCGCACCGGTCGTGGACGAGCTGCGACGCCGGGCGGGGGAGGAACTCGACTACGTGCACGAGGCGAGGGCCCAGCGCGAGGTCGCGGCGGCCTTCGCCGGGTCCACGGAGTACGCCGTTCCCGGTGTCGTGGCGGCCGCGGAGGGCGTACTGGTGAGCCAGTGGTTGCCGGGTCGCCCGCTCGTGACGGTCGCCGACGACACCCGGGACGAGAGGTGTCGTGTCGCCTCCCTCTATCAGCGCTTCGCGCTGCTGGCGCCGTCGCGCGCTGGATGGTTGCACGCCGATCCGCACCCCGGGAACTTCCGGGTCACCCCGGACGGCCGGCTCGGCGTGGTCGACTTCGGCGCCGTTGTCGCGATGCCCGACGGCCTGCCCCCGGCCTTCGGCCGACTCGTGCGTGCCTTCGCCGACGAGTCCGCCCCGGGTGACGCGCAGACGGCGCTGGTCGCGGCGGGACTGGTCAGGCCCGGCCGACGGGTCGACCTCGACAGCCTGCGTGCGGTCATGTCGCCATTCAGCGAACCCGCCCGCCACGACATGTTCGCCTTCTCGTCGTCGTGGTTGCGCTCGTGCTTCGCCCGAGACGACGCGTCACGGGACCCGGACTACACCGCGGCGATGGGGCTCACCCTGCCGGCGGAGCACCTCATGACCCAGCGGGTCTGGCTCGGGGTGATCGGGGTGCTCTGCCGCCTCGACGTCACCGTGCCGGTGCGCCCCGTGCTGGCCGAGCTGCTGCCCGGGTTCGACGGAACTGCAGCCCCATGATGAGCCCGGCCGTCGACGTCTGAGAGGCATCGATCCGGCAAGATCTGTCTCACCGCGATGCCGGCGAGCCGGGGCCGGCCTCCGAGGATCTGGCACGATGTCACAAGGGGAGCTCGATGAGTCCTTCGGCCCGCTCGGACATGGAGATCGCTCGAGCAGCCGAGCTCGAGCCGATCGGAGACGTCGCGTCGAAGCTCGGCATCCCCTCCGACGCGATCGACCTGCACGGGCGGTACAAGGCCAAGGTGAGCCTCGACTACCTCGGCGCGCTCCCGACCCGGGCGGACTCGAGCCTGATCCTGGTCACCGCCATGAGCCCGACACCGGCGGGCGAGGGCAAGACGACGACGACGGTCGGGCTCGGTGACGGTCTACGCAGGATCGGCAAGTCAGCGGTGATCTGCCTGCGGGAGCCGTCGTTGGGCCCGGTGTTCGGCGCGAAGGGCGGGGCGACGGGAGGCGGCCACGCGCAGGTCGTGCCCATGGAGGACATCAACCTGCACTTCACCGGCGACTTCAGCGCCATCCAGCTCGCCAACAACCTGCTCGCCGCCCTGCTCGACAACCACATCCATCACGGAAACGAGCTGGGTATCGATGTACGTCGCATCACGTGGAAGCGAGTCCTCGACCTCAGCGACCGCGCCCTGCGACACGTCACGGTCGGCTTGGGCGGGCCGGCCAACGGCTTCCCGCGCGAGGACGGCTTCGACATCGTCGTCGCGAGCGAGGTCATGGCGATCTTCTGCCTCGCGACCTCCCTCGATGATCTCAAGCGCCGCTTGGGCAACATCGTCGTGGGCTACACCCGTCAGAAGGAGGCCGTCACCGCGCGCGACCTCAAGGCTGAGGGTTCGATGGCGGTCCTGCTCAAGGATGCTTTTCGCCCCAACCTCGTGCAGACGCTCGAGGGCACGCCTGCGCTCGTGCACGGCGGGCCTTTCGCCAATATCGCCCACGGCTGCAACTCCGTGGTCGCCACGGCGTCCGCGCTCAAGCTCGCCGACTACGTCGTCACCGAGGCCGGCTTCGGTGCCGACCTCGGTGCGGAGAAGTTCGTCGACATCACGTGCCGGCAGTCAGGGCTGCGTCCCCGGGCGGCCGTCGTCGTCGCGACCCTCCGCGCGCTCAAGCACCACGGCGGTGTCGCGCTCGCGGACATGGGAGCGGAGAACCTGGACGCCATCCGCATCGGGTTCGCCAATCTTGAACGCCACCTCGCCAACGTCACGAACGTCTTCGGCCTGCGTGCCGTGGTCGGCATCAACCGTTTCGAAGGGGACACAGAGGCCGAGCTCGGCCTCCTCGAGGGACTCGTTCGAAGGGCGGGTTCGACCGCGGTGGTGGCCACCCATGTCGCCGATGGCGGCGCCGGTGCGACCGCCCTCGCCGAGGCAGTGGTGGAGGCGTGTGCGAACCCCGCCGAGATGAGGTTCAGCTATGTCGACGACATGTCGCTCTGGGACAAGATGAGCGACGTGGCGACCCGCGTCTACGGCGCGTCGAGCGTCACCGCGACGCGGGCCGTCAGGGCCAGGATCCAGGAGCTGGAGAACTCGGGGTACCGCGAGCTCCCGATCTGCGTCGCCAAGACGCAGTACTCCTTCTCGACCGACCCCACGTTGCTGGGCGCACCCGAGGGTCACATGGTGGACGTGCGCGAAGTCCGTCTCTGTGCCGGCGCCGAGTTCGTGGTCTTCGTCTGCGGTGACACCATGACGATG is part of the Actinomycetes bacterium genome and harbors:
- a CDS encoding AarF/UbiB family protein, with amino-acid sequence MPPLRQRSATLRSARIAGLVAGLAARSSLTAVRGRFDDDPARLRRRARARNADALRTTLGGMKGGALKAGQLLSTVDSLFPPDPDRTWTEALTALQETNEPLDWAQVEPVLRRGLGARWRELLDIDPVAVAAASLGQVHRGVWHDGQQVAVKVQYPFATAALLADLRALSVSLRLAGVVLPGLLAAPVVDELRRRAGEELDYVHEARAQREVAAAFAGSTEYAVPGVVAAAEGVLVSQWLPGRPLVTVADDTRDERCRVASLYQRFALLAPSRAGWLHADPHPGNFRVTPDGRLGVVDFGAVVAMPDGLPPAFGRLVRAFADESAPGDAQTALVAAGLVRPGRRVDLDSLRAVMSPFSEPARHDMFAFSSSWLRSCFARDDASRDPDYTAAMGLTLPAEHLMTQRVWLGVIGVLCRLDVTVPVRPVLAELLPGFDGTAAP
- a CDS encoding formate--tetrahydrofolate ligase, with protein sequence MSPSARSDMEIARAAELEPIGDVASKLGIPSDAIDLHGRYKAKVSLDYLGALPTRADSSLILVTAMSPTPAGEGKTTTTVGLGDGLRRIGKSAVICLREPSLGPVFGAKGGATGGGHAQVVPMEDINLHFTGDFSAIQLANNLLAALLDNHIHHGNELGIDVRRITWKRVLDLSDRALRHVTVGLGGPANGFPREDGFDIVVASEVMAIFCLATSLDDLKRRLGNIVVGYTRQKEAVTARDLKAEGSMAVLLKDAFRPNLVQTLEGTPALVHGGPFANIAHGCNSVVATASALKLADYVVTEAGFGADLGAEKFVDITCRQSGLRPRAAVVVATLRALKHHGGVALADMGAENLDAIRIGFANLERHLANVTNVFGLRAVVGINRFEGDTEAELGLLEGLVRRAGSTAVVATHVADGGAGATALAEAVVEACANPAEMRFSYVDDMSLWDKMSDVATRVYGASSVTATRAVRARIQELENSGYRELPICVAKTQYSFSTDPTLLGAPEGHMVDVREVRLCAGAEFVVFVCGDTMTMPGLPKSPASARIDLVDGKIVGLS